In Patagioenas fasciata isolate bPatFas1 chromosome 11, bPatFas1.hap1, whole genome shotgun sequence, the genomic stretch agggtgagacatgtcatgatctgaggtggatccctctgctctcagcagtgccttgtggcttttcagggtaacatgggagtgtgatcagcctccatctcagaaaggtgccagcccagggcagctggagcaagacagagggacagaccagctgccctcactctgcactgacccacaggcattctctggtctcgcaggactcgctctgttctccctgagtgcagcagaaatgctgagggattctgacacccaagaactctccccagggtgggaggggacaaGGAGCTGCAGAAACCCCAGACCTCTCAAACTGGCTTGTGCTGTCCTGGTTCCTTATCACTGGGAGAACAAacgctgacagtcccttctgcactaGGAGTGGTTCCATcggacaaagctgaaccccaggactggccacGGCCCCACCCAAGCACACAGGGTccggctgactgctcaagagcccctgtgcacagaccctgctcttcattgcacactcatcaagcattgacaagggctccagccaggaccttctcctggaaaaagaaaagtgtctctgtgtgatggggtgggagggtccgggggaaatggctttggattttcccagagaagtctcatctaaaccatcactatattttccttcttgcacagatcctcatgcccacaggcagcaaatgtccaacagcagctccatcacccagttcctcctcctgccactcgcagacacacgggagctgcagctcttgcacttctggctcttcctgggcatctacctggctgccctcctgggcaacggcctcatcatcaccaccatagcctgggaccagcacctccacacccccatgtacttcttcctcctcaacctctctctGCTTGACCTGGGttgcatctccaccattgtccccaagtccatggccaattccctctgggacaccagggccatttcctatgcaggatgtgttaTCCAGGTCTTTCTCTTTATCTTTGGAATGTCAACAGAGTATTGTCTTctgaccatcatgtcctacgaccgctacattgccatctgcaaacccctgcactacgggaccctcctgggcagcagagcttgtgtccacatggcagcagctgcctgggccactgggtttctcaatgctctgctgcacacggccaatacattttcactgccactgtgcaagggcaatgccctggaccagttcttctgtgaaataccccacatcctcaagctctcctgctcaagcACCTACCtaaggga encodes the following:
- the LOC136106420 gene encoding olfactory receptor 14A16-like, whose amino-acid sequence is MSNSSSITQFLLLPLADTRELQLLHFWLFLGIYLAALLGNGLIITTIAWDQHLHTPMYFFLLNLSLLDLGCISTIVPKSMANSLWDTRAISYAGCVIQVFLFIFGMSTEYCLLTIMSYDRYIAICKPLHYGTLLGSRACVHMAAAAWATGFLNALLHTANTFSLPLCKGNALDQFFCEIPHILKLSCSSTYLREAGLIVVSGCLFSMCFILIVLSYVQIFRAVLRIPSEQGRHKAFSTCLPHLAVVSLFASTSFFAYLKPPSISFLSLDLVVSVLYSLIPPTLNPLIYSLRNKEVKDALSKLIAGSI